Genomic segment of Candidatus Bathyarchaeota archaeon:
AGGTCTACTTGGAGATGGAATTAGAGGATAGAACATCTGAAGGGTTCTAAAGTTTCCTAACCTACTTGAACATCACGGCGGAAGGTGAGGGAATGTTCATCGAGGAGGTGAGGTTTTATCTCGCCACCCCTCGGTCTGGACGATATGATCAAGAAGAGACCGTTAGTAGCTGTCTCTAAGCAATAAAAATCCATAGTTCGATAGTTATTTTAGGGCTTAAAATCATTAAATGCTGGTAAAGTTGGGGTCTGAAGCCCCTTTGGAGAGGATGGGATGGAGAGGAACGATACCCTTGAGAAGATAAAGGGGGAGAGGGACCTCCTCGAGAGGCTGATGAGCCATATTCCGGGGTATAGAGGTTATAAGGAGAAGGAGCTGAGGAGGGAGAGCGATAGGCTTGTGAGGATGGAGGCCGTGCAGAGGCTTAAGGCCTCCAAGGAGATCCTGAGGAGGAGGCTGGCGGATCCCTTTAGTGTCCGGAGGCTCTCGGCCGAGGATGCATGGAGGCTCGAAACCCTCTCATCTCATCTTGATAGGGTCACCCAGAGGATTGATAGAGCCATAGCTGGATACGCTGGGATATTCGACTCCGTGAAGGTGAGGGAGGATAAGCTTGAGAGGGTTCTGGAGCATGACCTCAGCCTCATCGAGATGACCGAGAGGGTGAGGGCTGAAATGGAGCGGGCCTCAGGCCTGGAGCCGGGGAGAGAAGGGTGGAGATCGGCTATAGATGGTCTAATATCAAAGATGGAGGAGCTAGATACCCTTGTGGAGAGGAGGGTTGAGATATTCAAGGGATTAGAGGCATGAACCCTTCAAAGGATAATGCTACTAAAATAGCGGAGATGCGGAGTTAAGAATGGAGAGGTGAAGATGGATGCCTAAGGTTATCGAGTGGAGGGATGCGAGGGAGGGGGAGCTGGTCTGGAGATATCCAGTCGATGAGATAGCCTGGGGGGACAACCTGATCGTTCACGAGTATGAGGCGGCGGTCTTCTTCAGGGATGGGAAGGCCTACGACGTCTTCAGGGCTGGAAGGCATGTCCTGACCACCGCTAACCTACCACTTATCACCAAGGTTCTATCCACCATAGCGGGATTTGACAGGATCCCCTTCAGGGCCTCCATAGTATTCATCTCCCTCAAGCAGTTCTTGGGCAGGTTCGGAGCTCAGGGGCAGACCAAGGAGCTCGCCCCCCTGAAGTTCTATGGTAGCTTCTGGTTTAGGGTTGAAGACCCAAACCTCTTCGTGAATGAGGTTGTTGGAGGCCAGAGCTTATACACGACGGAAGGCCTCCAGAGCTTCCTGAGGGGTTACTTCAACGAGAGGCTTATAGACACCCTGAGCCAGTACTCCCTGGCTGAGGTGTATGGGAAGCTCGATGAGACGAGCCTCCTGACAAAAGGGTTCCTATATGAGGCCCTTTCAAGGATCGGCCTGGAGCTGATAGACCTGAAGTTCGAGGGGATAGACACAACCCCGGAGTGGAGGGACAGGATATTCTATTTGAGCACCGGTATAGGAGCCACGGAGGTCCTGAGGATGGAGACTGTCCAGAGGGCGGCCGAGAGCCTATCCAAGAGCCCAGGGGCAGCCGTAGGGGCTGGGATAGCCGTCATCCCACCTCTATTCCAGCAGCCTCCACAGGCCCAACCGATGATTCAATGCCCTAGATGCGGATTCCAGAACCCCGGATCCTCAAGGTTCTGCGGGAACTGCGGAGGCCAGCTCCAACCTGTGGCGGGAGGGGTTACCTGCACGAACTGCGGACACCTCAACCCACAGGGAGCGAGGTTCTGCATGGAGTGTGGGAGACCCCTAACCCAGACCCTCAAATGCCCGAGCTGTGGATCCGATGTCCAACGGGGGGCCAAGTTCTGCCCGAACTGTGGAGCCAAACTATCCCAGAACTAGCTTCCTTCACTCCAATTTGAAGATTGGAGTGTGGGTCAACCTTAAATTAGCCTCGATATGAATCTCAAACTAGGTCTCGGGGGGAGGTTGGATATCCTTTCTTAGGAAGCTCAAGGATAAGTTCACCCCTCCAAAGGCCTCCGTCACCATAAGCCTGAAGAGAGAGAGCTTCAACCTGGGTGAGAACATCGAGGGCGTATTGAATATATCCTCGGAGGAGGATTTCGAGGCCACTGATATAAGATGCGAGATCAGCTGCGTGGAGTCGGCCAAGAAGACTAAGAGGGAGTACGACAAGGAGAAGGGGAGGGAGGTGGAGAGGGAGGTCTGGGAGTCTGTGACCCTATACTCGGCAAAGCCAACATTAAGAGGCGCGACCAAGATTTATAGGGGATACAGGGAGGAGATCCCCTTCAGCATAGGCCTACCCCCAACGGGCAGGCCGACATACAAGAGCATAAATAACAACGTGGTCTGGAGCATAAAGGGGGTCATAGGGGTTGATGGGAGGCCCGACGTCGTAAGCAGAACCATCGAGATCCAGGTGGCCCAGCCAAGCCCAACGCCCGTTGTGAAGGAGGTCATAATAAAGGAGAAGGAGGTCGTCATGATACCATGCAAGTACTGTGGAACCCTCATGCCCCAGACAGAGACCGTCTGCCCCCACTGCGGGGCGAGAAGAACCGGATAAAGCTCCACCGAGAACCACCGAAATTTGGAATAGGAGGCTTTTGAGAGGACGCCGCACTAAATCAATAGTTTTAATCCCACATCTCATTTATAATTTATTTCTTAATTTTTATCACAATTAATTTCCAAATCTTTTCAGTTTTAATATATAGTGCCAGGGATTAGCACATGGCTTCAGGTGCCCATCGGTACACTCGATGAATCCCCCTGAAGGATCCATCTCGATGAAGGGTTTTCAATTCAAACTGGCGAAATTCAAACCAGCGGGTTCACTGAGGCTTGATGCTCGGCTCTCCCGGCTTGGCCTTAAGCTCCGGAGGTATCTTCACGACCCTGACGATGTTCTGGGAGTTTATGAGGTATATCGGAGTCCCATCAGGGTTATACTTCTTCAGCCTCTTCACGCCTATCAATACCAGCTTCACCTTCAGGAGGGAGCCATCCTCGAGCTGGTAGATGTTCCAGTGCTCCTCAACCTCCCTGAAGTCCAGGTCGACCC
This window contains:
- a CDS encoding SPFH domain-containing protein encodes the protein MPKVIEWRDAREGELVWRYPVDEIAWGDNLIVHEYEAAVFFRDGKAYDVFRAGRHVLTTANLPLITKVLSTIAGFDRIPFRASIVFISLKQFLGRFGAQGQTKELAPLKFYGSFWFRVEDPNLFVNEVVGGQSLYTTEGLQSFLRGYFNERLIDTLSQYSLAEVYGKLDETSLLTKGFLYEALSRIGLELIDLKFEGIDTTPEWRDRIFYLSTGIGATEVLRMETVQRAAESLSKSPGAAVGAGIAVIPPLFQQPPQAQPMIQCPRCGFQNPGSSRFCGNCGGQLQPVAGGVTCTNCGHLNPQGARFCMECGRPLTQTLKCPSCGSDVQRGAKFCPNCGAKLSQN